From one Mycolicibacterium sp. HK-90 genomic stretch:
- a CDS encoding MarR family winged helix-turn-helix transcriptional regulator: MQHQHRRRTAGDLPGLDLAEQKSWQSFVEAALRLDAMMNRRLADAHQLSVTDLRVLGALLNSETGSARMGDLAETVDSLPGHLTKRIRRLEERGLVRRAKCPDDGRGVIALITDEGRETTRRAAATYADAVQADLAGALSPAQVSTIEKNCRRIGARSRRPVTGSDDNC; encoded by the coding sequence ATGCAGCACCAGCATCGTCGCCGGACCGCGGGTGATCTGCCGGGCCTCGACCTGGCCGAGCAGAAGTCGTGGCAGAGCTTTGTGGAAGCCGCACTGCGACTCGACGCGATGATGAACCGTCGATTGGCCGATGCACATCAACTGTCCGTCACCGATCTACGGGTGCTGGGCGCGCTGCTGAACTCCGAAACCGGTTCCGCCCGAATGGGTGATCTCGCAGAGACAGTGGATTCTCTACCCGGCCACCTGACGAAGCGGATACGACGGTTGGAGGAGCGCGGACTCGTGCGCCGCGCGAAGTGCCCGGATGACGGGCGCGGTGTGATCGCCCTGATCACCGATGAGGGTCGGGAGACGACGCGTCGGGCGGCGGCAACCTACGCCGACGCTGTGCAGGCCGATCTGGCGGGCGCATTGTCACCTGCGCAGGTCTCGACCATAGAGAAGAACTGCCGGCGAATCGGTGCCAGGTCGAGGAGACCAGTGACGGGCTCAGATGACAACTGCTGA
- a CDS encoding helix-turn-helix domain-containing protein, with protein sequence MDVPMVRTRITQLEDLSDAVNQAGLTAFQLSHDPPSGTLVHAAHQGVTLSSGRFESRVQIRGALSEEHLSIAVGLRIPPRNRLLLRDIDSGIVTVFRPGDEHEAFHDVNSLYAVITLSEETLQREVERFGMRLCPNAFRRTGIHSQPLASGHLTKISALLARVHQGDARLDPGRLANIAAAFIGHFAQLPAPVTLQPLRKRERIVELTRSHIDQNLDQRLDMEDLACRAGVSRRTLTRSFEEALGESPRRYIARMRLHRIRSDLLTLESQEATIADVSNQWGIGELGRMSARYRSLFGELPSQTRQRASH encoded by the coding sequence ATGGACGTGCCGATGGTTCGGACGCGCATCACCCAGCTCGAGGATCTGAGTGACGCGGTCAACCAGGCCGGGTTGACCGCGTTTCAGCTATCGCATGACCCGCCCAGCGGCACTCTGGTACACGCAGCCCACCAGGGCGTGACCCTGAGTTCAGGGCGCTTCGAAAGCCGGGTGCAGATCCGCGGGGCGCTGTCCGAGGAGCACTTGTCGATCGCGGTCGGCCTGCGGATTCCACCGAGGAACAGGCTGTTGCTGCGCGATATCGATTCGGGGATCGTCACGGTTTTCCGCCCAGGAGATGAGCATGAAGCCTTTCACGACGTCAATTCGCTCTACGCCGTCATCACGCTCAGCGAGGAGACGTTACAGCGCGAGGTCGAGCGATTCGGAATGCGACTCTGCCCCAATGCTTTCCGCCGCACCGGAATTCACTCGCAGCCGCTGGCGAGCGGGCATCTCACTAAGATCTCCGCTCTGCTCGCCCGCGTGCACCAAGGAGATGCCCGACTCGACCCCGGACGGCTCGCCAATATCGCCGCTGCCTTCATCGGCCATTTCGCGCAGCTCCCGGCCCCGGTAACCCTGCAACCGCTGCGGAAACGCGAGCGGATCGTCGAACTCACCCGCTCCCACATCGACCAGAACCTTGACCAGCGTCTTGATATGGAGGACCTTGCGTGCCGTGCGGGAGTGTCCCGGCGAACCCTCACACGATCGTTCGAGGAGGCACTCGGCGAATCACCGCGAAGGTATATCGCACGAATGCGTCTCCATCGCATCCGCTCCGACCTCCTCACACTAGAATCTCAGGAGGCAACGATCGCCGACGTCTCCAACCAGTGGGGTATCGGCGAGCTCGGTCGCATGTCAGCCAGATACCGCTCATTGTTCGGCGAGTTGCCATCGCAGACCCGGCAGCGGGCGTCGCACTGA
- a CDS encoding MarR family winged helix-turn-helix transcriptional regulator: protein MLTLETWGQGLDNATMKPSDDAVRSWECFQEVAGLLYREIDVALMAKHGLTIPDVHILHRLNNVPRQGVRIGALAELLVLAPSRVTWQVGRLEYRGLARRVRSRKDRRIVVVGITRKGQDQLGHALRTYAAIVRRDYLAPLTREQMTALGDCARRVSDALKVREELEDLFPDV from the coding sequence ATGTTGACACTGGAAACCTGGGGGCAGGGCCTCGATAACGCGACCATGAAGCCGAGTGATGACGCCGTGCGAAGCTGGGAGTGCTTCCAGGAGGTGGCGGGCCTGCTCTACCGGGAGATCGACGTGGCGCTCATGGCTAAGCACGGACTAACGATCCCCGACGTGCATATCCTGCATCGGCTCAACAACGTTCCACGTCAGGGTGTCCGAATTGGCGCTCTCGCAGAACTACTGGTGCTCGCGCCGAGCCGGGTGACGTGGCAAGTCGGCCGCCTGGAATATCGCGGTTTGGCCCGCAGAGTCCGCAGCCGTAAAGACCGGCGCATTGTCGTGGTCGGGATCACCCGGAAGGGGCAGGACCAGCTGGGGCACGCACTGCGGACCTATGCGGCGATAGTGCGGCGCGACTACCTCGCACCCCTCACCCGTGAACAGATGACCGCGTTGGGTGACTGCGCCCGACGAGTCAGCGATGCCCTGAAAGTCCGGGAGGAACTCGAGGATCTCTTTCCAGATGTGTAG
- a CDS encoding MarR family winged helix-turn-helix transcriptional regulator — protein MLTLEPPDPGPVREPWDLDEDEWRSWKRFGQSVALIYRELNASLIAQFDLSVPDVHLLQLLDTDPGRGIRMGVLADALVLAPSRLTWQVRRLEERGLVRRFRSGEDKRGIAVGITRHGRHYLRPALRTYSGLVRQFYLAPLNREQMTALGDSGRRVSEALKNDDTATH, from the coding sequence ATGTTGACTCTCGAACCTCCCGATCCCGGCCCCGTGCGGGAGCCCTGGGATCTCGACGAGGACGAGTGGCGGAGTTGGAAGCGATTCGGTCAGTCGGTCGCCTTGATCTATCGGGAGCTCAATGCGTCCCTCATCGCCCAGTTCGATCTGTCGGTTCCCGATGTGCACCTGCTCCAGCTGCTCGACACGGACCCGGGCCGGGGGATCCGAATGGGTGTGCTGGCAGACGCTTTGGTGCTGGCGCCCAGCCGCTTGACGTGGCAGGTCCGCCGATTGGAGGAGCGCGGTCTGGTGCGCAGGTTCCGCAGCGGCGAAGACAAGCGGGGCATCGCCGTCGGAATCACCCGGCACGGACGGCATTACCTGCGCCCGGCGCTACGCACGTACTCCGGGCTGGTGCGGCAGTTCTACCTGGCGCCGCTCAACCGAGAGCAGATGACCGCGTTGGGGGACAGCGGCAGACGCGTCAGCGAGGCCTTGAAGAACGACGACACGGCCACGCACTAG
- a CDS encoding SMP-30/gluconolactonase/LRE family protein, whose protein sequence is MPHKPAIDPVRWTPPPIDPLPVFGPAELTIVPMPGDGPEDVVADASGQLWTGLVDGRIVRVSPDGATTVVADTGGRPLGMHVARDGRVLVCDSHRGLLALDPSSGALDVLVRDIDGRPLRFCSNVTETADGTIYFTESTSHFHFEYFAGAVMEARGRGSLFRLSTDGTVTTLLDGLYFANGVTLTADESALVFAETQGRRLSKYWLSGPQAGTVTPLAVHLPGYPDNISTGADGRIWVAMVSPPNAAAEALAPRAPVIRKLLWRLPERLQPKIRPQVWVLAFDAGTGEAVAGVQTTRADFGTVTGVVESGGRLWMSTISFPALAYAELRDLG, encoded by the coding sequence GTGCCGCACAAGCCCGCCATCGATCCGGTCCGTTGGACCCCACCGCCCATCGACCCGCTACCGGTTTTCGGGCCGGCCGAGCTGACCATCGTGCCGATGCCCGGTGACGGGCCGGAGGACGTCGTCGCCGACGCATCCGGGCAGCTGTGGACCGGACTGGTCGATGGACGGATCGTCCGGGTGTCGCCGGACGGCGCCACCACCGTCGTCGCCGATACCGGTGGCCGCCCGCTCGGGATGCACGTCGCCCGGGACGGGCGGGTACTGGTCTGCGACAGCCACCGCGGGCTCCTGGCGTTGGATCCCAGCTCGGGGGCGCTGGATGTCCTGGTGCGCGACATCGACGGCCGGCCGTTGCGGTTCTGCTCGAATGTCACCGAGACGGCCGACGGCACAATCTATTTCACCGAGTCGACCAGCCATTTCCACTTCGAATATTTCGCCGGCGCCGTCATGGAGGCTCGCGGCCGTGGCAGCTTGTTCCGGCTGAGCACCGACGGCACCGTGACCACCCTGCTGGACGGCCTGTACTTCGCCAACGGTGTCACCCTCACCGCCGACGAATCGGCGTTGGTGTTCGCCGAAACCCAGGGCAGGAGGCTGTCGAAGTACTGGCTGAGCGGGCCGCAGGCCGGGACGGTGACGCCATTGGCCGTACACCTGCCGGGGTATCCAGACAACATCTCGACCGGTGCCGACGGCCGGATCTGGGTGGCGATGGTGTCCCCACCCAACGCCGCCGCGGAGGCGCTCGCGCCGCGCGCTCCGGTGATCCGAAAACTCCTGTGGCGGTTGCCCGAACGACTCCAGCCCAAGATCCGGCCGCAGGTCTGGGTACTGGCGTTCGACGCCGGGACCGGCGAGGCGGTCGCGGGTGTCCAGACCACCCGTGCCGACTTCGGAACCGTCACCGGCGTCGTCGAATCCGGGGGCAGACTCTGGATGTCGACGATCAGCTTCCCCGCACTCGCCTACGCGGAACTGCGCGACCTGGGCTAG
- a CDS encoding aspartate aminotransferase family protein — MSVTETTDLAAKANRHLWGHFARHGEGITPPIITRGEGVRIFDDKGKSYIDGLSGLFVVQVGHGRKELAEAAAKQAEKLSFFPLWSYATPPAIELAERVANYAPGDLNRVFFTTGGGEAVESAWKLAKQYFKLTGKPGKHKVVSRAIAYHGTPQGALAITGIPAFKAPFEPLTPGGFRAPNTNFYRAPSEYAHDEKVFGRYCADRIAEAIEFEGPDTVAAVFLEPVQNAGGCFPPPPGYFERVREICDEYDVLLVSDEVICAYGRIGSMFACEDFGYVPDIITSAKGLTSGYSPLGAMVASDRLFEPFNDGKTVFGHGYTFGGHPVSAAVAMANLDIFEREGLNDHVKEAAPAFRATLEKLYDLPIVGDVRGEGFFYGIELVKDKATKETFNDEESERLLRGFLTPALWEAGLYCRADDRGDPVIQLAPPLISGQAEFDAIYEILHGVLTEAGKLL, encoded by the coding sequence ATGAGTGTCACTGAAACAACCGACCTGGCCGCCAAGGCCAACCGCCACCTGTGGGGCCATTTCGCCCGGCACGGCGAGGGCATCACGCCGCCGATCATCACCCGCGGTGAGGGCGTGCGAATCTTCGACGACAAGGGCAAGAGCTACATCGACGGCCTGTCCGGCCTGTTCGTGGTCCAGGTGGGCCACGGCCGTAAGGAACTTGCCGAAGCCGCCGCCAAACAGGCCGAGAAGCTGTCCTTTTTCCCGCTGTGGTCCTATGCCACACCGCCGGCCATCGAACTGGCCGAACGCGTCGCCAATTACGCACCCGGCGACCTGAACCGGGTGTTCTTCACCACCGGCGGCGGCGAGGCCGTCGAGAGCGCCTGGAAACTGGCCAAGCAGTACTTCAAGCTGACCGGCAAACCCGGTAAGCACAAGGTGGTTTCGCGCGCGATCGCCTACCACGGCACCCCGCAGGGCGCGCTGGCGATCACCGGCATCCCGGCGTTCAAGGCGCCATTCGAGCCGCTGACCCCCGGCGGTTTCCGGGCGCCGAACACCAACTTCTACCGCGCACCGTCCGAATACGCGCACGACGAAAAGGTTTTCGGCCGCTACTGCGCCGACCGCATCGCCGAGGCCATCGAGTTCGAGGGCCCCGACACCGTGGCCGCGGTGTTCCTGGAGCCGGTGCAGAACGCCGGCGGTTGCTTCCCTCCGCCGCCCGGGTACTTCGAGCGGGTCCGCGAGATCTGCGACGAATACGACGTGCTGCTGGTGTCCGACGAGGTGATCTGCGCCTACGGCCGGATCGGCTCGATGTTCGCCTGCGAGGACTTCGGTTATGTCCCCGACATCATCACCAGCGCCAAGGGCCTGACGTCGGGCTACTCACCGCTGGGTGCGATGGTGGCCAGCGACCGCCTGTTCGAGCCGTTCAATGACGGCAAGACTGTGTTCGGCCACGGCTATACCTTTGGCGGGCATCCGGTTTCGGCCGCGGTGGCGATGGCCAACCTGGACATCTTCGAGCGCGAAGGGCTCAACGACCACGTCAAGGAAGCCGCCCCGGCGTTCCGCGCCACGCTGGAGAAGCTCTACGACCTGCCGATCGTCGGCGACGTCCGCGGTGAGGGCTTCTTCTACGGCATCGAACTGGTCAAGGACAAGGCGACCAAGGAGACGTTCAACGACGAGGAGTCCGAGCGGCTGCTGCGCGGATTCCTGACCCCGGCGCTGTGGGAGGCGGGGCTGTACTGCCGCGCCGACGACCGTGGCGACCCAGTCATCCAGCTGGCCCCGCCGCTGATCAGCGGACAGGCCGAGTTCGACGCGATCTACGAGATCCTGCACGGCGTGCTGACCGAGGCGGGAAAGCTCCTGTAG
- a CDS encoding Lrp/AsnC family transcriptional regulator, producing the protein MTNPDGPDLQAVPLRVNNSRTAFQLDELSKAIIEKLQADGRRSYAGIGKAVGLSEAAVRQRVQRMVDAGVMQIVAVTDPLQLGFARQAMIGIRCTGDTLKLAEKLSAIEAVDYVVLTAGSFDAICEVVCEDDDSLLELLNTQIRALPGVITTETLVYLKLVKQQYNWGTR; encoded by the coding sequence ATGACCAACCCTGATGGTCCTGACCTTCAGGCCGTGCCCCTGCGCGTGAACAATTCTCGCACCGCCTTTCAGCTCGACGAACTGTCGAAGGCGATCATCGAGAAGTTGCAGGCGGACGGCCGCCGCTCGTATGCCGGGATCGGCAAGGCCGTGGGCCTGTCTGAGGCCGCGGTCCGCCAGCGCGTGCAGCGCATGGTCGACGCCGGGGTCATGCAGATCGTCGCGGTGACCGATCCGCTGCAACTCGGGTTCGCCCGCCAAGCCATGATCGGCATCCGGTGCACCGGCGACACCCTCAAGCTGGCCGAGAAACTCTCCGCCATCGAAGCCGTGGACTACGTCGTGCTGACCGCCGGCTCCTTCGACGCCATCTGCGAGGTGGTTTGCGAGGACGACGACAGCCTGCTCGAACTTCTCAACACCCAGATCCGAGCCCTGCCGGGAGTGATAACCACCGAAACCCTCGTTTACCTGAAACTCGTTAAACAGCAATACAATTGGGGAACTCGATGA
- a CDS encoding gamma-aminobutyraldehyde dehydrogenase — translation MSVAVNVTSSWINGAPVATAGAGHQVIDPATGQAVADYALATPADVDDAVSAARQAFPAWSKATPAERSAVLAKLAKLADEHADQLIAEEVSQTGKPVRLATEFDVPGSIDNIDFFAGAARHLEGKATAEYSGDHTSSIRREAVGVVATITPWNYPLQMAVWKVIPALAAGCSVVIKPAEITPLTTLTLARLATEAGLPDGVFNVVTGGGADVGTALAGHRDVDVVTFTGSTPVGRKVMAAAAVHGHRTQLELGGKAPFVVFDDADLDAAIQGAVAGSLINTGQDCTAATRAIVSRDLYDDFVAGVAEVMSKIVVGDPRDPDTDLGPLISYAHRDKVAAMVARAPEQGGRIVTGGVAPDLPGAFYRPTLIADVAETSEVYRDEIFGPVLTVRPFTDDDDAIRQANDTAYGLAASAWTRDVYRAQRASREINAGCVWINDHIPIISEMPHGGVGASGFGKDMSDYSFEEYLTIKHVMSDITGVAEKEWHRTIFNKR, via the coding sequence ATGAGCGTGGCAGTGAATGTGACAAGCAGTTGGATCAACGGTGCACCGGTGGCAACGGCCGGGGCCGGCCATCAGGTCATCGACCCCGCTACCGGTCAGGCCGTCGCCGACTACGCGCTGGCAACGCCGGCCGACGTCGACGACGCCGTCTCCGCCGCCCGCCAGGCGTTCCCCGCGTGGTCGAAGGCAACGCCGGCCGAGCGCTCGGCGGTACTCGCCAAGCTGGCCAAACTCGCCGACGAGCACGCCGACCAGCTGATCGCCGAGGAGGTGAGCCAGACCGGCAAACCGGTCCGCCTGGCCACCGAGTTCGACGTGCCCGGCAGCATCGACAACATCGACTTCTTTGCCGGAGCGGCCCGGCACCTGGAAGGCAAGGCCACCGCCGAGTACTCCGGCGACCACACCTCGAGCATTCGCCGCGAGGCGGTCGGCGTCGTCGCCACCATCACGCCCTGGAACTACCCGCTGCAGATGGCGGTGTGGAAGGTCATTCCAGCCCTGGCGGCCGGTTGTTCCGTCGTCATCAAGCCCGCCGAGATCACCCCACTGACCACCCTGACCCTGGCCCGGCTGGCCACCGAAGCCGGACTGCCCGACGGGGTGTTCAACGTGGTCACCGGCGGTGGTGCCGACGTCGGCACGGCCCTGGCCGGGCACCGTGACGTCGACGTCGTCACGTTCACCGGCTCCACGCCGGTCGGCCGCAAGGTCATGGCCGCCGCCGCGGTGCACGGCCACCGCACACAGCTTGAGCTGGGCGGAAAAGCCCCGTTCGTGGTCTTCGACGACGCCGATCTGGACGCCGCGATCCAGGGCGCGGTCGCCGGGTCCCTGATCAACACCGGACAGGACTGCACCGCGGCCACCCGCGCGATCGTCTCCCGCGACCTGTACGACGACTTCGTCGCCGGCGTGGCCGAGGTGATGAGCAAGATCGTCGTCGGCGACCCGCGCGACCCCGACACCGACCTGGGCCCGCTGATCTCCTACGCCCACCGTGACAAGGTGGCGGCGATGGTGGCCCGGGCGCCCGAGCAGGGCGGGCGGATCGTCACCGGCGGCGTGGCACCCGATCTGCCCGGCGCCTTCTACCGGCCCACCCTGATCGCCGACGTCGCCGAGACCTCGGAGGTGTACCGCGACGAGATCTTCGGGCCCGTCCTGACGGTGCGTCCGTTCACCGACGACGACGACGCGATCCGGCAGGCCAACGACACCGCCTACGGTCTGGCCGCCTCGGCCTGGACCCGCGATGTCTATCGGGCGCAGCGGGCCTCCCGAGAGATCAACGCGGGTTGTGTGTGGATCAACGACCACATCCCGATCATCAGCGAGATGCCGCACGGCGGCGTCGGCGCCTCGGGCTTCGGCAAGGACATGAGCGACTACTCGTTCGAGGAGTACCTCACCATCAAGCACGTGATGAGCGACATCACCGGCGTGGCTGAAAAAGAGTGGCACCGCACGATTTTCAACAAGCGCTGA
- a CDS encoding FAD-dependent oxidoreductase yields MTCVVLGAGAWGLPTAAELARRGHRVTLIDRYGPLNGLSSSAGTTRLWRLADPDPLRVRMAQRGVDAMHRLTERAGTPVFLTRGLLWRDDVSLPAVASTLEGLGVGYTSVAPGDVDRFFPGLLGDGRGALWQPEAGVVLAAESLKAQLRIFQSSSGATVLERDVVRVEKAANGVRVMLAAGETVDADAVVIAAGPGAGPLLSPLGLDLPLHPYLEQVVYFGDPADPGAADDFPCLFDGPSAGRPGVYAMPAPGAGYKIGLDAPLRDYRAGDVDRTPDGDRTAVLRERVRTDLPAIVPTVLNAQVCSWTDSPDGSFVVDRLDGGIVIACGDSGEGFKYSALMGEVLADLAEGRTADADVAAWSLTRFADGVPVRTGPNVLGRH; encoded by the coding sequence ATGACGTGCGTGGTGCTCGGCGCGGGCGCCTGGGGTCTGCCCACCGCGGCAGAGCTCGCCCGCCGAGGGCACCGGGTGACGCTGATCGATCGCTACGGGCCGCTCAATGGTCTGTCGTCATCGGCGGGAACGACGCGACTGTGGCGACTCGCCGACCCCGACCCGCTCCGGGTGCGCATGGCTCAGCGCGGCGTCGACGCGATGCACCGCCTCACCGAACGGGCGGGTACTCCGGTGTTCCTCACCCGCGGCCTGCTGTGGCGCGACGACGTCTCACTGCCGGCGGTGGCATCGACGCTGGAGGGACTCGGCGTCGGCTACACCAGCGTCGCCCCTGGGGACGTGGACCGGTTCTTTCCCGGTCTGCTCGGTGACGGGCGCGGTGCCCTCTGGCAACCGGAGGCCGGCGTCGTACTTGCCGCGGAATCGCTGAAGGCTCAGCTCAGGATCTTCCAGAGTTCCTCCGGCGCAACAGTTCTCGAACGTGATGTGGTGCGTGTCGAGAAAGCCGCCAACGGCGTCCGGGTGATGCTGGCCGCCGGTGAGACGGTCGATGCCGACGCCGTGGTGATAGCGGCCGGGCCCGGAGCGGGGCCGCTGCTGTCGCCGCTGGGCCTCGACCTTCCACTTCATCCTTACCTGGAACAGGTGGTGTACTTCGGCGACCCCGCCGATCCCGGTGCCGCCGATGACTTTCCGTGTCTGTTCGACGGGCCTTCCGCCGGCCGCCCCGGCGTCTACGCGATGCCTGCTCCCGGCGCCGGATACAAGATCGGGCTGGATGCCCCGCTGCGGGACTACCGCGCCGGCGATGTCGACCGGACACCCGATGGCGACCGCACGGCCGTGCTGCGCGAGCGGGTGCGAACCGATCTGCCCGCGATCGTTCCGACGGTGCTGAACGCCCAGGTCTGCAGTTGGACCGACTCTCCCGATGGCAGCTTCGTCGTCGATCGGCTCGATGGCGGGATCGTCATCGCATGCGGTGACTCGGGGGAGGGCTTCAAATACTCGGCGTTGATGGGCGAGGTGCTTGCCGACCTGGCCGAGGGGCGCACGGCCGATGCCGACGTGGCGGCGTGGTCGTTGACCCGATTCGCCGATGGCGTGCCGGTGCGAACCGGACCGAACGTGCTCGGACGGCACTAG
- a CDS encoding XRE family transcriptional regulator encodes MTATEPDPAETADTVVGARIRQFRAARKMSLRQLADRAGISPGFLSQVERGQVNASVGTLRRLAQSLGIVLPDLFTDDEVTDVRILRKAARPTIEVSELSSKYLLSQKPLRNLEVYAGELSPGSSAGEAYVHGDAQEILIVIAGTPTLELDGERYVLEPGDSAEYRTSMPHTVHNLSDAPVELIWIVSPPTDWPT; translated from the coding sequence ATGACGGCGACCGAGCCCGACCCCGCCGAGACGGCGGACACCGTCGTGGGCGCCCGGATCCGCCAGTTCCGAGCGGCACGGAAGATGTCGCTGCGCCAGCTGGCCGATCGCGCCGGCATCTCCCCGGGCTTTCTCAGCCAGGTCGAACGTGGACAGGTCAACGCGAGTGTCGGGACCTTGCGCCGCTTGGCGCAGTCGCTCGGCATCGTGCTGCCCGACCTGTTCACCGACGACGAGGTCACCGATGTCCGCATCCTCCGTAAGGCGGCCCGGCCGACCATCGAGGTGTCCGAGCTGAGCTCGAAGTACCTTCTGTCCCAAAAGCCGCTGCGAAACCTTGAGGTGTACGCGGGTGAACTGTCACCCGGGTCCAGCGCGGGCGAGGCCTATGTGCATGGTGACGCGCAGGAGATCCTGATCGTCATCGCCGGCACTCCGACCCTGGAACTCGATGGCGAGCGCTACGTGCTCGAGCCGGGCGACAGCGCGGAGTACCGCACGTCCATGCCACACACCGTCCACAACTTGAGTGACGCGCCAGTCGAACTCATCTGGATTGTCAGCCCCCCGACCGACTGGCCGACCTGA
- a CDS encoding ABC transporter substrate-binding protein, whose protein sequence is MNKSRVTRSVPAIVTAGVLLATACTPAGPGQATDVDLGSGPPQAGTVKEGALKGMTLTFVSYGGIFQDGQTKAAIEPFAAQSGAKVLQDGPTENSKIKAQVDSKNVTWDVVDSTNVFTAKNCGTLFMPLDTSIVDISKLPPGTKTDDCSVPAMGYGLIVVYNTKKYGANPPKTWADFYDTAKFPGKRAIEGVPGELDPGVLEGALLADGVAADAMYPIDLDRALNKMNSIRDDTIFWTTGAQSQQLIESGQVDMALVWSGRAYSAVKNGAPFAPMWDQWMPEADTIAVPIGARNPKASMALINFYLGAQQQAKLAELTSYSPINVEAKPQLDDLARSYLTTTPEREKDRFPLNLEYWAEHQEEIASKYTAWLAG, encoded by the coding sequence ATGAACAAGTCACGTGTCACCCGCAGTGTGCCCGCCATCGTCACTGCCGGCGTCCTGCTGGCCACCGCGTGTACGCCGGCGGGCCCCGGCCAAGCCACCGACGTCGATCTGGGTAGCGGACCGCCGCAGGCGGGCACCGTCAAGGAAGGCGCCCTGAAGGGCATGACCCTGACGTTCGTGTCGTACGGCGGCATCTTCCAGGACGGGCAGACGAAGGCGGCGATCGAACCGTTCGCGGCGCAGTCCGGGGCAAAAGTGTTGCAGGACGGGCCTACCGAGAACTCGAAGATCAAGGCTCAGGTCGACTCCAAGAACGTGACCTGGGACGTGGTGGACAGCACCAACGTGTTCACCGCCAAGAACTGCGGCACGCTGTTCATGCCGCTGGACACCAGCATCGTCGACATCAGCAAGCTGCCGCCGGGTACCAAGACCGACGACTGTTCGGTCCCCGCAATGGGTTACGGCCTGATCGTGGTCTACAACACCAAGAAGTACGGGGCGAACCCGCCGAAGACCTGGGCCGACTTCTACGACACCGCAAAGTTCCCCGGTAAGCGGGCCATCGAAGGGGTACCCGGTGAACTCGACCCCGGCGTCCTCGAGGGTGCGCTGCTCGCCGACGGCGTCGCCGCCGACGCGATGTACCCGATCGACCTGGACCGGGCGCTCAACAAGATGAACAGCATCCGTGACGACACGATCTTCTGGACCACCGGCGCGCAGTCACAACAGCTCATCGAGTCCGGCCAGGTCGACATGGCGTTGGTGTGGAGCGGTCGCGCGTACTCGGCCGTCAAGAACGGTGCTCCGTTCGCTCCGATGTGGGATCAGTGGATGCCCGAAGCCGACACGATCGCCGTGCCCATCGGCGCGCGGAATCCCAAGGCGTCCATGGCGTTGATCAACTTCTACCTGGGTGCACAGCAGCAGGCCAAGCTGGCCGAACTGACGTCCTACAGCCCGATCAACGTCGAGGCCAAGCCGCAACTCGACGATCTGGCCCGGTCCTACCTGACCACCACGCCGGAGCGGGAGAAGGACCGGTTCCCACTGAATCTGGAGTACTGGGCCGAACACCAGGAAGAGATCGCGTCCAAGTACACGGCCTGGCTCGCCGGGTAG